In Edaphobacter dinghuensis, one genomic interval encodes:
- a CDS encoding TonB-dependent receptor: MSSGKRPVCFLLALIAAVVLCCTLPLRAQLSGKGEIKGIVTDPSGAVVPGATVVVTSTTKGTKVTRTTTSSGDYDISPLDPDVYTIAVTATGFQTTTQEHVNVNALEISNVNIALSVGSEAQSVTISAAPPALETSNATLGATMEQSMYAALPIQMGAGGNPDQRRATDFAVLMPGVQGNETNGNATTNTGVVNGSGSRGAASAVYVNGIPFTSVAGEGDTRFVWTAISVDAVDQFQVQTTGYSAMYEGMGVQNYSTKSGGNKLHGSVYDYFRNTALDTWGFFAPAQIDPSKGYAVKPRENMNEYGAVLSGAIKKDKLFFFLNYDAYRFAHGPLAAYQTVPTQAEYNGNFSDQGLKIYDPTSTVCNTAGTACTRTQYPNNTIPLSKQSKVAQYLQGFFPKNITLPTTTGNNYVGGYKYGLYNWMTTDRVDWVVNSKNTVSLTFGKGRQATTGPAVQTTSGRNVLPFAPYNYGQEYAPKTTVWVLQDNYTITPKMVNQFNYGFARYNGPTFNPNSGGDFAATAAGITGLPTGQASNAFPLVTFSGNGSNPTNWAGSVANTAISNAYIATDNLQWMLGKHTLTIGAQIAWLQYQYLTNATGTSPLTLANTASETQGFTCSVKNLNPCPLADSTTTLDTTGGYAYASFLAGAVDSQSLTDNLAIVETGARFRPISPYIQDDWKVNSRLTLNIGLRYDFYPTYQEEHDRLSFFNPTETNPLTGNKGALEFAGSAAGAAGCNCSTNVNNYFKNFGPRLGFAFQSDPKMVWRGSWGVMYTHGNGVGGSATSRSGSGTLGFSASPKTSYINATNYDPSQQLDAGFQGLTPPPVLPNYSSSFGTGYSTLLSNASTTPQSVGYGDPYLGARAPQYINWSFGFQRSFTDTLTLTMSYVGSQGHFEVTDGNNGRGYWINQLDPKYLGLGAILSNKATAANIAAMEAEGVTPQNGYASFDPKQALSTLLKPFPQYSVSDTYGNIGNSNYNGLQISLNKRVSHGLTFMANYTWSRAIDDGGVFRSGYDIPAQFSGDGKFHKVDSIERTVSTSNQPQHFVLTGVWDLPLGKNGFGGGSTLSRALLSNFKFSSIVQMYSGSPLTLTASSCGTNAANGTCLPSLAPGFSGSVMPNGNWGHGGNTTTLAKRQFINPAAFITTPSTTANPVFSNSPRTAPYNLYGPGNYNVDISLRRTFGLGFEGAHVMLEGDLYNVTNHTQFGGIGTQFGSSTFGTVSTQANTSRDAQLTARIEF, encoded by the coding sequence GTGTCTTCAGGAAAGCGTCCGGTCTGCTTCCTGCTTGCGCTCATCGCCGCGGTCGTTCTATGTTGCACTCTGCCGCTCCGCGCCCAGCTCTCCGGTAAGGGAGAGATCAAAGGAATCGTCACCGATCCTTCCGGCGCAGTTGTTCCCGGAGCTACCGTGGTTGTCACCTCGACCACCAAGGGCACTAAGGTTACCCGCACTACGACCTCCTCGGGAGACTACGATATCTCCCCGCTCGATCCTGATGTCTACACGATTGCGGTTACGGCGACTGGTTTTCAGACCACGACGCAGGAGCATGTCAACGTCAACGCCCTCGAGATCTCGAACGTGAACATTGCGCTGTCGGTCGGCTCCGAGGCGCAGAGCGTCACCATCTCGGCTGCGCCCCCTGCGCTTGAGACCAGCAACGCCACTCTTGGCGCCACCATGGAGCAGTCGATGTACGCCGCGCTGCCAATTCAGATGGGCGCAGGCGGCAATCCCGACCAGCGTCGCGCCACTGACTTTGCCGTCCTGATGCCCGGTGTTCAGGGTAACGAGACTAACGGCAACGCCACCACGAACACCGGCGTCGTCAACGGCTCGGGCAGCCGCGGCGCAGCCTCTGCGGTCTACGTCAACGGCATTCCGTTCACCTCGGTCGCTGGTGAAGGCGATACCCGCTTCGTCTGGACGGCGATCTCAGTTGATGCGGTCGACCAGTTCCAGGTGCAGACCACGGGCTATTCGGCCATGTACGAAGGCATGGGCGTTCAGAACTACTCCACCAAGTCCGGTGGCAACAAGCTGCACGGCTCAGTCTACGATTACTTCCGCAACACCGCTCTCGACACCTGGGGCTTTTTTGCTCCCGCGCAGATCGATCCTTCAAAGGGCTACGCAGTAAAGCCTCGCGAGAACATGAACGAGTACGGCGCTGTGCTGAGCGGCGCGATCAAGAAGGACAAGCTGTTCTTCTTCCTTAACTACGATGCCTACCGTTTTGCTCATGGTCCTCTGGCTGCGTACCAGACGGTGCCGACGCAGGCCGAGTACAACGGAAACTTCAGCGATCAGGGTCTGAAGATCTACGATCCTACCTCCACGGTCTGCAACACTGCCGGTACCGCCTGCACCCGTACGCAATATCCGAACAACACCATTCCTCTGTCGAAGCAGTCCAAGGTCGCGCAGTACCTGCAGGGCTTCTTCCCCAAGAACATCACCCTGCCCACCACCACCGGCAACAACTACGTTGGCGGCTACAAGTACGGTCTCTATAACTGGATGACCACCGACCGCGTGGACTGGGTCGTCAACTCGAAGAACACTGTGTCGCTCACCTTCGGCAAAGGCCGTCAGGCTACGACCGGCCCGGCCGTTCAGACCACCTCTGGCCGAAACGTCCTTCCGTTTGCTCCGTACAACTACGGACAGGAATATGCCCCCAAGACCACGGTCTGGGTGTTGCAGGACAACTACACAATCACTCCCAAGATGGTGAACCAGTTCAACTATGGCTTCGCCCGCTACAACGGCCCCACCTTCAACCCCAACAGCGGTGGAGATTTTGCCGCAACAGCAGCCGGTATCACCGGGCTTCCTACCGGCCAGGCTTCAAATGCTTTTCCGCTCGTCACCTTCTCGGGCAACGGCAGCAACCCCACCAACTGGGCGGGCAGCGTAGCCAACACGGCTATCTCCAATGCCTATATCGCAACCGACAACCTTCAGTGGATGCTCGGCAAGCACACTCTTACCATCGGCGCCCAGATCGCATGGTTGCAGTATCAGTACCTGACTAATGCAACCGGTACCAGCCCCCTGACGCTGGCCAATACGGCGTCTGAGACCCAGGGCTTTACCTGCAGCGTTAAAAATCTGAATCCGTGCCCTCTTGCCGATTCAACGACGACGCTCGATACGACGGGCGGCTACGCCTACGCCAGCTTCCTTGCCGGCGCAGTCGATAGCCAGTCGCTGACCGACAACCTCGCCATCGTCGAGACCGGAGCGCGCTTCCGTCCGATCTCTCCCTATATCCAGGACGACTGGAAGGTGAACTCCCGCCTGACCCTGAACATCGGTCTGCGGTATGACTTCTACCCGACCTACCAGGAAGAGCATGACAGACTCTCGTTCTTCAATCCGACAGAGACCAACCCGCTTACCGGCAATAAGGGAGCTCTGGAGTTTGCAGGGTCTGCCGCCGGTGCCGCAGGTTGCAACTGTTCCACAAATGTAAATAACTACTTCAAGAACTTCGGCCCGCGTCTCGGCTTCGCCTTCCAGAGCGATCCCAAGATGGTGTGGCGCGGAAGCTGGGGCGTGATGTACACCCACGGCAACGGCGTCGGCGGATCGGCGACCTCGAGGAGCGGCAGCGGAACGCTTGGCTTCTCCGCCAGCCCCAAGACGTCTTACATCAATGCAACCAACTACGATCCTTCGCAGCAGCTCGATGCCGGATTCCAGGGTCTGACGCCTCCGCCTGTTTTGCCGAACTATTCGTCCAGCTTCGGCACGGGTTATAGCACCTTGTTGAGCAATGCTTCCACGACGCCTCAGTCTGTCGGCTACGGCGATCCTTATCTCGGAGCGCGTGCGCCTCAGTACATCAACTGGAGCTTCGGCTTCCAGCGCTCCTTCACCGATACTCTGACGCTCACCATGAGCTACGTCGGATCGCAGGGACACTTCGAAGTTACTGATGGCAACAACGGTCGCGGTTACTGGATCAACCAGCTTGATCCCAAGTACCTGGGTCTCGGAGCTATTCTGAGCAACAAGGCCACTGCAGCAAATATCGCAGCGATGGAAGCTGAGGGCGTTACGCCGCAAAACGGCTACGCCTCGTTCGATCCGAAGCAGGCTCTGTCGACTCTGCTCAAGCCGTTCCCCCAGTACAGCGTCTCCGACACGTACGGAAACATCGGCAACTCCAACTACAACGGCCTGCAGATCTCGCTCAACAAGCGCGTATCGCACGGCCTTACCTTCATGGCGAACTACACCTGGTCCAGAGCCATCGACGATGGTGGTGTCTTCCGTTCCGGTTACGATATCCCGGCGCAGTTCTCCGGCGATGGTAAGTTCCACAAGGTCGATTCGATCGAGCGCACTGTATCGACCTCTAACCAGCCGCAACACTTCGTTCTCACCGGCGTCTGGGACCTTCCCTTGGGCAAGAACGGCTTCGGCGGTGGAAGCACCCTGTCACGCGCTCTTCTTAGCAACTTCAAGTTCTCCAGCATCGTCCAGATGTACTCCGGCTCGCCTTTGACTCTTACGGCATCTTCCTGCGGCACCAATGCCGCCAACGGAACCTGCTTGCCGAGTCTGGCGCCCGGCTTCTCCGGATCGGTGATGCCGAACGGTAACTGGGGACATGGCGGAAATACGACGACGCTTGCCAAGAGACAGTTCATCAACCCGGCTGCTTTCATCACGACGCCTTCGACGACAGCCAACCCTGTATTCAGCAACTCGCCTCGTACCGCTCCGTATAACCTCTACGGTCCCGGCAACTATAACGTGGACATCAGCCTCCGCCGCACCTTCGGTCTGGGCTTCGAGGGGGCTCACGTGATGTTGGAAGGCGATCTGTACAACGTCACCAACCACACGCAGTTCGGTGGTATTGGAACCCAGTTCGGCAGCTCCACCTTCGGTACTGTCAGCACTCAGGCCAATACCTCACGCGATGCCCAGTTGACCGCGCGCATCGAGTTCTAA
- a CDS encoding GNAT family N-acetyltransferase, producing MQIRLAVHEDVAAVIDLLRRVVPSMRAAGNLQWDENYPTAAIFEHDVDQRQLWVAETEGTLAGMIAVTTGQDPEYGHAGWNVEEDGVMVHRLAVDPAFRGAGVATALMRQAEEVAAERGIPAVRTDTSIENEAAQRLFLRLGYSKTGEISLSFRPGLRVVCYEKRLR from the coding sequence ATGCAGATACGGTTGGCTGTGCACGAGGATGTAGCAGCAGTGATTGATTTGTTGCGGCGCGTCGTGCCATCGATGCGAGCAGCAGGAAACCTGCAGTGGGATGAAAACTATCCCACTGCGGCGATATTTGAGCATGACGTTGATCAGAGACAGCTCTGGGTAGCTGAGACCGAGGGCACCCTTGCAGGGATGATTGCGGTGACGACCGGCCAGGACCCGGAGTATGGGCACGCGGGCTGGAATGTCGAAGAGGATGGGGTGATGGTGCATCGGTTGGCAGTCGATCCGGCATTTCGCGGAGCAGGCGTAGCGACAGCCTTAATGAGACAAGCAGAAGAGGTAGCGGCAGAGCGCGGCATCCCTGCGGTGCGCACCGATACGAGCATCGAGAACGAGGCCGCACAGCGATTGTTCCTCAGGCTGGGATATAGCAAGACCGGCGAGATCAGTCTGTCCTTCCGTCCCGGACTGCGCGTTGTCTGCTACGAAAAACGATTGCGCTGA
- a CDS encoding glycoside hydrolase family 27 protein, whose translation MKMLRWVWICSLLMVVLLAPAAGHALENGLARTPPMGWNSWNKYACKGINEGVVRETADAMASNGMKDAGYQYVIIDDCWQTGRDAEGNIVVDKEKFPNGIKAVADYVHSKGLKFGIYTDAGTETCGGRPGSLGHEYQDARQYAEWGVDYLKEDWCHTVPGQNSEASYTVMRDALKASGRPILFSICEWGSTKPWLWAGPIGNMWRATGDIQDCWDCKKSWGGNGVTQILDLMDGIESYAGPGHWNDPDMLEVGNGGMTTTENRAHFSMWALFSAPLLAGNDIEHMSADTKEILLNKEVIAIDQDALGQQGRRVKKDGDLEIWSKQLADGGRAVALLNRSAAAANISVKWTDIGYPNTLSASVRDLWAKKDVGQKTGGYSAEVPSHGVVMIKVMP comes from the coding sequence ATGAAAATGCTGCGTTGGGTTTGGATTTGTTCGCTGCTGATGGTTGTGCTGCTCGCACCTGCCGCCGGGCACGCGCTGGAGAATGGATTGGCTCGGACTCCGCCGATGGGTTGGAACAGCTGGAACAAGTATGCGTGCAAGGGCATCAATGAAGGCGTCGTTCGCGAGACTGCGGATGCAATGGCCAGCAACGGGATGAAGGATGCCGGGTATCAGTACGTCATCATCGACGACTGCTGGCAGACGGGTCGCGACGCCGAAGGCAACATCGTCGTGGACAAGGAGAAGTTTCCCAATGGCATTAAGGCTGTGGCAGACTATGTCCACTCAAAAGGCTTGAAGTTCGGAATCTATACCGACGCAGGCACGGAGACCTGCGGCGGCCGCCCCGGCAGCCTCGGCCACGAGTATCAGGATGCGCGCCAGTATGCCGAATGGGGTGTGGACTACCTGAAGGAAGATTGGTGCCACACCGTACCGGGGCAGAACAGCGAGGCATCCTATACGGTGATGCGTGATGCACTGAAGGCTTCGGGCAGGCCGATCCTCTTCAGTATCTGCGAGTGGGGGTCGACGAAACCGTGGCTGTGGGCTGGGCCGATTGGCAATATGTGGCGGGCTACCGGCGATATTCAGGATTGCTGGGACTGCAAGAAGAGCTGGGGCGGCAATGGTGTGACGCAGATTCTGGACCTGATGGATGGAATCGAGAGCTACGCGGGGCCGGGCCACTGGAACGATCCGGACATGCTCGAGGTAGGTAACGGCGGAATGACCACGACGGAAAATCGCGCGCACTTCAGCATGTGGGCGCTATTTTCGGCTCCCCTGCTGGCTGGCAATGACATTGAGCACATGTCCGCCGACACGAAGGAGATTCTGCTGAACAAAGAGGTCATCGCGATTGATCAGGATGCTCTGGGTCAGCAGGGACGCAGAGTGAAGAAGGATGGCGATCTCGAGATCTGGTCTAAGCAACTAGCCGATGGCGGTCGCGCTGTCGCGCTGCTCAATCGCAGTGCTGCGGCGGCCAATATCTCGGTGAAGTGGACGGACATTGGCTATCCTAATACGCTAAGCGCTTCGGTACGCGATCTCTGGGCTAAGAAGGACGTGGGACAAAAGACCGGCGGTTACTCGGCTGAAGTTCCCAGCCACGGCGTTGTCATGATCAAGGTGATGCCATAA
- a CDS encoding M1 family metallopeptidase: MPITKNLLSSTLLLVSCFFPLAALAQRLPSGVHPEHYTLALTPDLKAATFAGTESIDVTLDQPSTTITLNAAEIKFLSVTAGAQTAQVSLDPDKEQATFTFAQHLSGKVTLDIRYTGILNDKLRGFYLSKTARRNYAVTQFEPTDARRAFPSFDEPALKATFDIALTVDRGDTVISNTNIVSDTPAPDEKHTIKFATTPRMSTYLVAFLVGDFQCTKGSSDGVPIRACSTPDKVKLTQFAVKSAEFVLHYYDTYFGIKYPMPKLDMVALPDFEAGAMENFGCITYRETDLLIDSKTASIPEKKNVAAVVAHEMAHQWFGDMVTMQWWDNIWLNEGFATWMEHKPVAAWHPEWNIPQDEAQELDTTLNYDSQATTRTIRAKADTPAQINEMFDGIAYGKAGAVLNMVENYVGEETFRQGVHNYLAAHLYANATAEDFWNAQTATSHLPVDKIMSSFVEQPGVPLLTFSDASASGVPVAQSRFFLTPTSADQTSQQWTLPVCLKTSGKPACSLLAPAEATVSTAQGSPFFYANGLAKGYFRTVYTPSQYKAIEAAAETALTPTERINFIGDRWALVPSGRSSIADYLDLVLALKQDPNADVLDTALAKVYTIKSKVATGKDLDQLNATLRSQFGPVYAALGKPSKNDSFDRSQSRAILFELLGAANDPAIVTQAREIADRSFGRKKDKNLDPALSDAAVVIAASNDDAAFYDKVLAASKDPSDPGLQSDAIQTLARFLDPSLVARTLDYATSGEVRNQDSWRILAILLKQRATQAQAWEYIQKHWDRVHAQFTTNSGVRVVAAAGSFCTAEDRDQVTSFFATHPVDASARTLAKSIDSINACIQFRAAQEPSLRQWLEAQPAK, from the coding sequence ATGCCGATTACAAAGAATCTTCTCTCCTCGACCCTCCTGCTTGTCTCCTGTTTTTTTCCTCTCGCGGCTTTGGCCCAGCGCCTCCCCTCCGGCGTCCATCCCGAGCACTACACATTGGCGCTCACTCCTGACCTCAAGGCCGCGACCTTCGCAGGCACTGAGAGCATCGACGTTACGCTCGATCAGCCTAGTACGACCATCACGCTCAACGCCGCCGAGATTAAATTCCTGTCTGTCACCGCCGGTGCACAGACCGCGCAGGTCTCGCTTGATCCCGATAAAGAGCAGGCTACCTTTACCTTTGCGCAACATCTCTCGGGCAAGGTCACCCTCGATATTCGCTACACCGGCATTCTCAACGACAAGCTTCGCGGCTTCTACCTTTCGAAGACGGCACGGCGCAATTACGCTGTGACTCAGTTTGAGCCGACCGATGCGCGCCGCGCTTTCCCCAGCTTCGACGAGCCTGCGCTGAAGGCAACCTTCGACATTGCTCTTACCGTTGACCGTGGCGACACCGTCATCTCCAACACCAACATCGTCTCCGACACTCCGGCGCCGGATGAGAAGCACACCATCAAGTTCGCCACGACACCGCGCATGTCCACCTATCTCGTGGCCTTTCTCGTAGGCGACTTTCAGTGCACCAAGGGCAGCAGCGACGGTGTGCCTATCCGCGCCTGCTCCACGCCCGACAAGGTCAAGCTCACTCAGTTTGCCGTCAAGTCAGCCGAGTTCGTTCTGCACTATTACGACACTTACTTCGGCATTAAATACCCCATGCCTAAGCTCGACATGGTTGCGCTTCCCGACTTCGAGGCCGGAGCGATGGAGAACTTCGGCTGCATTACCTATCGCGAGACCGACCTGCTGATCGACAGCAAGACCGCCAGCATCCCGGAGAAAAAGAATGTAGCCGCCGTGGTTGCGCACGAGATGGCCCACCAATGGTTTGGCGACATGGTTACGATGCAGTGGTGGGACAATATCTGGCTCAACGAAGGCTTTGCCACATGGATGGAGCACAAGCCGGTCGCAGCATGGCACCCGGAGTGGAATATTCCTCAGGATGAGGCGCAGGAACTGGATACCACGCTCAACTACGACTCGCAGGCTACCACCCGCACCATTCGCGCCAAGGCCGACACGCCGGCACAGATCAACGAGATGTTCGACGGCATCGCCTACGGCAAGGCCGGCGCTGTTCTTAATATGGTCGAGAACTATGTCGGCGAAGAGACCTTCCGCCAAGGGGTACACAACTATCTCGCTGCTCACCTCTATGCCAACGCTACTGCTGAGGACTTCTGGAACGCGCAGACCGCAACCAGCCATCTGCCCGTCGACAAGATCATGTCCAGCTTCGTCGAGCAGCCCGGTGTGCCGCTGCTTACCTTCTCTGACGCTTCGGCCTCTGGAGTACCAGTAGCCCAGAGCCGCTTCTTCCTTACGCCGACCTCTGCGGATCAGACCAGCCAGCAATGGACGCTACCTGTGTGCCTCAAGACCAGCGGCAAGCCTGCCTGCAGCCTGCTTGCTCCTGCCGAAGCCACTGTCTCTACCGCGCAGGGCAGCCCATTCTTTTATGCCAATGGTCTGGCCAAGGGTTACTTCCGCACTGTTTACACGCCGTCGCAGTATAAGGCGATTGAGGCTGCGGCAGAGACCGCACTGACTCCCACGGAGCGCATCAACTTTATCGGCGACCGCTGGGCGCTCGTTCCCTCGGGCCGCTCGTCCATTGCTGATTATCTCGATCTCGTCCTTGCTCTGAAGCAGGACCCTAACGCCGACGTCCTCGATACTGCGCTGGCCAAGGTCTACACGATCAAATCGAAGGTTGCTACCGGCAAGGATCTGGACCAGCTCAACGCGACGCTCCGCAGCCAGTTCGGCCCAGTCTATGCCGCTCTCGGTAAGCCCTCGAAGAACGATTCTTTCGACCGCAGCCAGTCGCGCGCCATCCTCTTTGAGCTTCTCGGAGCCGCCAACGATCCAGCCATCGTTACTCAGGCCAGGGAGATCGCAGACCGCAGCTTCGGCCGCAAGAAGGACAAAAACCTTGATCCTGCCCTGAGTGATGCGGCCGTCGTCATCGCCGCCAGCAACGACGACGCTGCTTTCTACGATAAAGTGCTTGCCGCCAGCAAGGACCCCAGCGATCCCGGGCTCCAGTCCGATGCCATCCAGACGCTCGCGCGCTTCCTCGACCCCAGCCTCGTGGCTCGAACGCTCGACTATGCGACCTCGGGTGAGGTTCGCAATCAGGATAGCTGGCGCATTCTGGCCATCCTGCTGAAGCAACGTGCTACCCAGGCGCAGGCCTGGGAGTACATCCAGAAGCATTGGGACAGGGTGCACGCCCAGTTCACCACCAACTCGGGCGTTCGTGTCGTCGCTGCCGCTGGCTCGTTCTGCACCGCCGAAGACCGCGATCAGGTCACCAGCTTCTTCGCCACCCACCCCGTCGATGCCTCGGCACGCACCCTTGCCAAGTCGATCGACAGCATCAACGCCTGCATTCAGTTCCGTGCCGCCCAGGAACCGAGCCTCCGCCAGTGGCTCGAAGCCCAGCCCGCCAAATAG
- the glk gene encoding glucokinase — protein sequence MILAGDVGGTKVHLALYDFQDGKLHSIRDQKFPAHKFTSLDAVVEQFLGPDQGARNEIAAACFGCPGPVRGGRLKLTNLPWVLDVHEMEKSLDIEHIFLINDLEANGYGILELTPDKIYTLHSANTAAVGHRGLISAGTGLGEALLIWDGKHHRPIASEGGHCDFAPRHDREVALLQYLRSTLKGHVSYERVLSGPGVSNIYAYLRDVEKLQEPQWLRDRLAAEDPNAVIGQCAQDGSSSICFETMRTFSAIYGAEAGNIALKVLAMGGIYLGGGIAPKIIQTLENGDFIQAFLDKGRLSPLLQAIPVRIILDDTCALLGAAAYAEARAADISNHSERAASIKH from the coding sequence ATGATCCTTGCGGGCGACGTAGGCGGCACGAAGGTGCATCTCGCGCTTTATGACTTTCAGGATGGTAAGTTGCATTCCATCCGCGACCAGAAGTTTCCCGCACACAAGTTCACGTCGCTCGACGCCGTCGTCGAGCAGTTTCTCGGCCCGGATCAGGGTGCTCGCAACGAGATCGCCGCCGCATGTTTCGGTTGCCCCGGCCCGGTTCGCGGAGGACGTCTCAAACTCACGAACCTTCCCTGGGTGCTCGATGTTCACGAGATGGAGAAGTCGCTCGATATCGAGCACATCTTCCTTATCAACGATCTTGAGGCCAACGGCTACGGCATCCTCGAACTAACGCCGGATAAGATCTACACTCTGCACTCCGCCAATACGGCTGCTGTTGGTCATCGCGGTCTCATCTCGGCTGGAACAGGCCTCGGTGAAGCGCTTCTGATCTGGGACGGCAAGCACCATCGCCCCATCGCCAGCGAGGGCGGCCACTGCGACTTTGCCCCTCGTCACGACCGCGAAGTGGCGCTTCTGCAATATCTGCGCAGCACGCTCAAGGGCCATGTCAGCTATGAACGTGTGCTCTCCGGCCCGGGTGTCTCCAATATCTACGCTTACCTTCGCGACGTTGAAAAGCTACAGGAGCCGCAGTGGCTTCGCGACCGCCTCGCCGCCGAAGACCCCAACGCTGTAATTGGCCAATGTGCTCAGGACGGCTCCAGTTCCATCTGCTTCGAGACGATGCGGACCTTCAGCGCGATTTATGGCGCCGAGGCGGGAAACATTGCCCTCAAGGTGCTGGCCATGGGTGGCATCTATCTCGGCGGGGGCATCGCGCCCAAGATTATCCAGACGCTTGAGAACGGCGACTTCATTCAGGCCTTCCTCGACAAGGGCCGCCTCTCGCCACTGCTCCAGGCCATTCCGGTGCGCATTATCCTCGACGACACCTGTGCTCTGCTTGGAGCCGCGGCCTACGCCGAGGCCCGTGCCGCCGACATCTCCAACCACTCCGAACGCGCCGCTTCTATCAAGCACTGA
- a CDS encoding phosphoribosyltransferase: MFHDRRHAGELLAGLLADYRSQAQTVVLALPRGGVPVARAVADALALPLDLLLVHKIGALTEPELAIGAVAADGTIVLDERAIAAMRIPEGLLKATIDREQTELARRSHLYRGDQPALTLEGQTAILIDDGLATGYTMLAAVGAAHRLGASRIVVAIPVALQSTIDRLRREADAVVCVDVPRRLNAVGQFYEDFRQVNDQAVCAALTRQTN; encoded by the coding sequence ATGTTTCACGATCGTCGACATGCGGGCGAGTTACTGGCGGGTTTGCTGGCCGATTACCGGAGCCAAGCTCAGACTGTGGTCCTGGCCTTGCCTCGAGGCGGCGTCCCGGTAGCTCGCGCTGTGGCCGATGCGCTTGCTCTGCCGCTGGACCTCTTGCTTGTTCACAAGATCGGCGCTCTCACGGAGCCTGAGCTCGCTATAGGAGCAGTCGCAGCAGATGGAACGATAGTGCTGGACGAGCGGGCGATTGCTGCCATGCGCATCCCCGAAGGTCTGTTGAAGGCCACAATCGATCGCGAACAGACGGAACTTGCTCGCCGGAGTCATCTCTATCGCGGTGACCAACCAGCACTAACCTTGGAGGGACAAACGGCCATTCTCATCGACGATGGATTGGCCACCGGCTACACCATGCTCGCCGCCGTCGGGGCTGCGCATAGGTTAGGAGCAAGCCGTATCGTGGTCGCTATCCCGGTCGCCCTGCAATCGACAATTGATCGATTACGCCGTGAAGCCGATGCAGTGGTGTGCGTCGATGTGCCGCGGCGACTTAATGCTGTGGGGCAGTTTTACGAAGACTTCCGGCAGGTCAACGATCAGGCGGTCTGTGCCGCGCTGACGCGACAGACCAACTGA
- the pgl gene encoding 6-phosphogluconolactonase, with amino-acid sequence MPRPITVTYRISPTPAAVAQAAAKLFADAAVAAVQARGRARIAISGGTTPKAMFALLADPAQPFFKQVPWAKLDLYWVDERCVPPTDADSNYRMTNEALLSKVPLAPERIHRMEGELDPAVAAARYESTIRNTFRLEGAETPTFDLVLLGMGDDGHTASLFPHTEAINDLTDIVTANHVPQKDTWRITLTWPVINQGREVAFLIEGAGKAQVLHDVLLGPYQPDTYPSQIIRPASGQLTLLLDSAAASKLPAPNDSNTAGTLELK; translated from the coding sequence ATGCCGCGACCAATCACCGTCACCTACCGCATCTCTCCCACTCCTGCTGCTGTAGCTCAGGCCGCTGCCAAGCTCTTCGCCGATGCGGCTGTCGCAGCTGTTCAGGCTCGTGGCCGCGCTCGCATCGCAATCTCAGGTGGCACGACGCCCAAGGCGATGTTTGCTCTGCTCGCCGATCCCGCTCAGCCCTTTTTCAAGCAGGTTCCCTGGGCCAAGCTCGACCTCTACTGGGTCGATGAGCGCTGCGTTCCGCCAACAGACGCGGACTCGAACTACCGCATGACCAACGAGGCGCTGCTCTCGAAGGTTCCGCTCGCGCCTGAGCGCATCCATCGCATGGAAGGCGAACTCGACCCTGCCGTTGCCGCTGCTCGTTACGAGTCCACCATCCGCAATACCTTCCGGCTCGAAGGCGCGGAGACTCCTACCTTTGATCTCGTGTTGTTGGGCATGGGCGACGATGGCCACACCGCTTCGCTCTTTCCCCACACCGAAGCGATCAACGACCTCACCGATATCGTCACTGCCAACCACGTTCCGCAGAAGGACACCTGGCGCATCACGCTTACCTGGCCGGTCATCAATCAGGGGAGGGAAGTGGCATTTCTTATAGAGGGAGCAGGCAAGGCGCAGGTTCTGCACGATGTTCTGCTTGGGCCTTATCAGCCTGATACGTACCCCTCGCAGATTATTCGTCCTGCCAGCGGCCAGCTTACGTTGCTGCTGGACTCCGCAGCGGCATCTAAGTTACCAGCACCAAACGATTCGAATACGGCAGGTACTTTGGAGCTTAAATAA